The following proteins are co-located in the Arctopsyche grandis isolate Sample6627 chromosome 3, ASM5162203v2, whole genome shotgun sequence genome:
- the LOC143909507 gene encoding stromelysin-2-like has protein sequence MEFQKTLLLLWSICLISTVVGLDLKQVRAIKYLKKYGYIEDVMKTDCLVDETVLENALREFQTYVNLDTTGKLDAETISKMDEYRCGNKDKTFNKTIQHLDNGSGVIKWKSKSITYTVKDSFYLKKKIIDDEVLKAFNFWGRHMNIVFSQVQHGADIEIRFVKTHPSFGAFSNHVFGTTSYPGILGKIYVKDDWKTLENLYHVLVHQIGHVLGLEHENSSSIMFPIHNSEQSNIIKADDSALETIKNMYEEQSSNLNSLCYVDSIDAIFTTSDKAHTYVFKDKHYWKISDGKLVPEHPKLISNRWPLVDGPITAIYQDENEFTFIFKDYMFWKYLGDLLIEGYPKIIKDVFPESASHIKAFFKINNNIYIFKNDYLYIYQKNLNSLNMKDYELLSQIERKQTRNVVPDNYREMDDVYPETIDEEPPLNSFSYTFPKFDTISYINGENEFVFINGTKYIQINIDLLSQLTTEEITSSTTIKKMFGCVLPINSEQLDSQRIDEKQQSESWFWGRPAKY, from the exons ATGGAGTTTCAAAAGACGTTGTTACTCCTTTGGAgtatttgtttaatttcaacTGTAGTCGGTTTGGATCTTAAACAAGTTCGGGCAATT aaatatttaaaaaaatatggataTATAGAAGACGTTATGAAGACTGACTGTTTAGTCGATGAAACGGTGTTAGAAAACGCATTGAGAGAATTTCAAACGTACGTCAATTTAGATACAACAG GAAAATTGGACGCTGAAACTATTTCGAAGATGGACGAATATCGTTGtggaaataaagataaaactttTAACAAAACTATTCAACATTTAGATAATGGTTCAG gTGTAATAAAATGGAAGAGCAAGAGTATAACATACACAGTAAAGGATTCCttttatctgaaaaaaaaaattatcgacgATGAGGTGTTGAAGGCTTTCAATTTTTGGGGACGACATATGAATATAGTTTTCTCCCAAGTGCAACATGGAGCAGATATTGAGATCag ATTTGTCAAAACGCATCCCAGTTTTGGTGCATTTAGCAACCATGTATTCGGTACTACCAGTTATCCG GGTATTTTGGGTAAAATTTATGTGAAGGATGACTGGAAGACCCTTGAAAATCTGTATCATGTTTTAGTTCATCAAATAGGACATGTTCTGGGGTTAGAACATGAGAATTCATCTTCAATCATGTTTCCAATACATAATTCGGAACAGTCGAACATAATCAAAGCAGATGATTCGGCTCTGGAAACGATTAAG AATATGTACGAAGAACAATCTTCAAATCTAAATTCATTATGTTACGTGGATTCAATTGATGCAATATTTACGACGTCGGACAAAGCTCACACATATGTCTTTAAAG ACAAACATTATTGGAAGATATCAGACGGAAAATTGGTTCCTGAACATCCCAAGCTAATATCAAATAGATGGCCACTGGTCGATGGCCCAATTACTGCTATTTACCaagatgaaaatgaatttacgTTCATTTTTAAAGACTACATGTTTTGGAAATATTTAGGAGATTTATTGATCGAAGGATacccaaaaataattaaagatg TTTTCCCGGAGAGTGCTTCACATATCAAAGCtttctttaaaattaataataacatttacatttttaaaaatgattatttatatatttatcagaAGAATTTAAATTCCTTAAATATGAAGGATTATGAATTATTATCACAAATAGAAAGAAAACAGACGAGAAATGTAGTTCCAGATAATTATCGTGAAATGGATGACGTGTATCCAGAAACGATTGATGAAGAGCCTCCATTAAATTCTTTCTCGTATACATTTCCCAAATTTGATACGATCTCCTATATAAATGGAGAGAACGAGTTTGTGTTTATAAATggaacaaaatatatacaaatcaatATAGATCTTCTG agtCAATTAACCACAGAAGAAATTACTTCATCGACTACAATTAAGAAAATGTTTGGTTGCGTACTACCGATTAATTCTGAGCAATTAGATTCGCAACGAATAGATGAAAAACAGCAGAGTGAGTCATGGTTTTGGGGCCGTCCTgcaaagtattaa
- the LOC143909508 gene encoding stromelysin-2-like — MECQKTLLLLWSIFLISTVVGVDVKQVRAIKYLKQYGYIETTMEAECLVDDTVLENALREFQSYVNLNITGKLDAETISKMDKYRCGNKEKNFNRSIQHLDNGSVKWKSKSITYIVKDSFYLKKKIIDDEVLKAFNFWGQHMNIIFSAVQHGADIEIRFVKTHPSFGALSNRVFGTTSYPGILGKIYVKDDWKTLENLYHVLVHQIGHVLGLEHENSSSIMFPIHNSEQSNIIKADDSALETIKNMYEEQSSNLNSLCYVDSIDAIFTTADKAHTYVFKDKHYWKISDGKLVPEHPKLISNRWPLVDGPITAIYQDENGFTFIFKDDIFWKYIGDLLIDGYPKMIKDVFPESASHIKAFFKINNNIYIFKNDYLYVYKKNLNSLNMKDYELLSRIERKRTQELPNQRYQYGYNENSGRPLTNYYKFPEFDTISYKNGESELAFISGIKYEKLNVTLLREFTTDKITSSTTIAKMFGCDDFVLSKSTVQLDPQSQEMEADATTEFVSDY, encoded by the exons ATGGAGTGTCAGAAGACGTTGTTACTCCTTtggagtatttttttaatttcaactgtAGTCGGTGTGGATGTTAAACAAGTTCGGGCAATT aaatatttaaaacaatatggaTATATAGAAACTACCATGGAGGCTGAATGTTTAGTCGACGATACGGTGTTGGAGAACGCATTGAGAGAATTTCAATCGTATGTCAATTTGAATATAACAG GAAAATTGGACGCTGAAACTATTTCAAAGATGGACAAATATCGCTGTGGAAATAAagagaaaaattttaatagaagtatTCAACATTTAGATAATGGTTCAG taAAATGGAAGAGCAAGAGTATAACATACATAGTAAAGGATTCCttttatctgaaaaaaaaaattatcgacgATGAGGTGTTGAAGGCTTTCAATTTTTGGGGGCAgcatatgaatataattttctcCGCAGTACAACATGGAGCGGATATTGAAATCAG ATTTGTCAAAACGCATCCCAGTTTCGGTGCACTTAGCAACCGTGTATTCGGTACTACCAGTTATCCG GGTATTTTGGGTAAAATTTATGTGAAGGATGACTGGAAGACCCTTGAAAATCTGTATCATGTTTTAGTTCATCAAATAGGACATGTTCTGGGGTTAGAACATGAGAATTCATCTTCAATCATGTTTCCAATACATAATTCGGAACAGTCGAACATTATCAAAGCAGATGATTCGGCTCTGGAAACGATTAAG AATATGTACGAAGAACAATCTTCAAATCTAAATTCATTATGTTACGTGGATTCAATTGATGCAATATTTACGACGGCGGACAAAGCTCATACATATGTCTTTAAAG acAAACATTATTGGAAGATATCAGACGGAAAATTGGTTCCTGAACATCCCAAGCTAATATCAAATAGATGGCCACTGGTCGATGGCCCAATTACTGCTATTTACCAAGATGAAAATGGATTtacattcatttttaaagaCGACATATTTTGGAAATATATAGGAGATTTATTGATCGATGGATACCCAAAAATGATAAAAGATG TTTTCCCGGAGAGTGCTTCACATATCAAAGCtttctttaaaattaataataacatttacatttttaaaaatgattatttatatgtttataaaaagaatttaaattcCTTAAATATGAAGGATTATGAATTATTATCACGAATTGAAAGAAAACGAACACAAGAATTACCAAATCAAAGGTACCAGTATGGCTATAACGAGAATAGTGGAAGGCCTTTGACGAATTATTACAAATTTCCTGAATTTGATACAATCTCCTACAAAAATGGAGAGAGCGAGTTGGCGTTTATCAGtggaataaaatatgaaaaattaaatgttaCTCTTCTG agaGAATTTACCACGGATAAAATTACTTCATCGACTACAATTGCGAAAATGTTTGGTTGCGATGATTTTGTGCTATCCAAAAGTACTGTACAATTGGATCCGCAAAGTCAAGAGATGGAAGCAGACGCAACAACAGAGTTTGTAAGTGACTATTAA